In the Roseibium sp. HPY-6 genome, one interval contains:
- a CDS encoding M23 family metallopeptidase, translating to MHFGPFHSAQATRIELGDEPPLRGYEGRSGMSDKRQVSLRWLAGTVLTGFTSLVLMGGALMAALDGQYTVEAAPSADAFFAGVSLSDGSSSKGDRVLKTAAEYSSKNTIDVNVVARVGDKDHIRVKPHVFVSASLATRKDPDLAALIPAFNPLNMFADKQDDASGSALTDTATAQIADSLYGAKLENEVSISLAPFPTSSPLIDMQRTPSENEVELSVRESARSLALNSVESAAQTLVDPGRFDFNLALQPDLERYAVRITPENVSFVSKRDEEIRFAGMQENIIPISEGQVLRDLLLDYNASEDEAGKIASSFAALFGITELEDGQRLRIAYAPSPENLEEMRTERVSLYTDTEHQATVARSDNGNYIRAEQPSTFLADAFAEADRVSYGGPTPAIYDSLYQTALEQEMPEEIIDDLVRMFSFDVDFNSRVQPGDALELFFTPGDDGSPPKILYAALNTGNTTREFYRYRTPDDGVTDFYDASGQSAKKFLVRKPLNGGKFRSGFGMRRHPILKYTRMHRGVDWSAPRGTPIIAAGNGTVVKSGWASGYGRRVELRHTNGYVTTYSHMTGFGKGIREGARVTQGQIIGYVGSTGLSTGPHLHYEVLVNGRYVDPMRIKLPKGRTLEGEMRTSFETERYRVETLLDRARKPSRVASAVN from the coding sequence ATGCATTTTGGCCCTTTCCATAGTGCACAGGCAACGCGCATCGAACTGGGAGACGAACCTCCCCTTCGCGGCTATGAGGGCCGCAGCGGAATGTCCGACAAACGTCAGGTGTCCCTGCGCTGGCTTGCAGGCACGGTACTGACGGGTTTCACATCCCTGGTTCTTATGGGCGGCGCGCTCATGGCGGCTCTTGACGGGCAATACACCGTTGAGGCAGCGCCATCCGCAGACGCCTTTTTCGCAGGCGTTTCACTGTCGGACGGGAGCAGCAGCAAGGGCGACAGGGTCCTTAAGACCGCGGCGGAGTATTCCAGCAAGAATACAATCGACGTGAATGTTGTCGCACGTGTCGGAGACAAGGACCACATTCGCGTCAAACCCCATGTGTTCGTGAGCGCCTCGTTGGCCACGCGCAAGGATCCGGACCTCGCCGCGCTGATACCGGCGTTCAATCCGTTGAACATGTTCGCCGACAAACAGGACGATGCCTCAGGCAGCGCACTGACGGACACGGCAACCGCTCAGATCGCCGACTCGCTCTATGGTGCAAAACTGGAAAACGAAGTCAGCATCAGCCTCGCTCCCTTTCCAACGTCGAGCCCACTTATCGATATGCAAAGGACACCGTCGGAAAACGAGGTTGAATTAAGCGTGCGGGAATCCGCGCGTTCGCTCGCACTCAATTCCGTTGAGAGTGCAGCCCAGACGCTTGTCGACCCTGGCCGCTTCGACTTCAATCTTGCGCTGCAGCCTGATCTGGAAAGATACGCCGTTAGGATCACACCGGAAAACGTGTCCTTTGTCTCGAAACGCGACGAAGAGATCCGGTTTGCTGGCATGCAGGAAAACATCATCCCGATCTCGGAAGGCCAGGTCTTGAGAGACCTACTCCTCGACTATAATGCCAGCGAAGACGAGGCCGGGAAAATTGCATCGTCTTTCGCCGCTCTTTTCGGGATCACGGAACTCGAAGACGGTCAGCGCCTGCGCATAGCGTACGCGCCATCACCTGAAAATCTAGAAGAGATGCGCACGGAGCGTGTGTCGCTTTATACTGACACCGAGCATCAGGCGACAGTAGCCCGATCCGATAACGGCAATTACATCCGTGCCGAACAGCCGAGCACCTTCCTTGCAGACGCCTTCGCCGAGGCTGATCGCGTATCCTATGGCGGTCCGACGCCGGCGATCTATGACAGTCTTTATCAGACAGCGCTTGAACAGGAGATGCCCGAGGAAATCATCGATGACCTTGTGCGCATGTTCTCGTTCGACGTTGATTTCAATTCGCGGGTTCAGCCGGGAGACGCGCTTGAGCTGTTTTTCACGCCTGGCGACGACGGTTCACCGCCCAAAATCCTCTATGCAGCGCTCAACACCGGCAACACGACACGCGAGTTCTACCGGTATCGCACGCCCGACGACGGCGTGACGGATTTCTATGATGCATCCGGACAGAGTGCCAAGAAATTCCTCGTGCGCAAACCGCTGAATGGTGGGAAATTCCGGTCCGGGTTCGGAATGCGCCGGCACCCAATCCTCAAATATACCCGCATGCACCGTGGCGTGGACTGGTCGGCACCGCGTGGGACACCGATTATCGCCGCAGGAAACGGCACCGTGGTCAAGTCCGGATGGGCATCCGGTTACGGACGGCGCGTGGAGCTGCGTCACACCAACGGCTATGTCACCACCTACAGCCACATGACCGGCTTCGGGAAGGGCATCCGCGAAGGTGCGCGCGTAACCCAGGGTCAGATCATTGGATATGTCGGCTCAACGGGGCTTTCGACCGGTCCGCATCTCCACTACGAAGTTCTTGTGAATGGCCGCTATGTCGACCCTATGAGGATCAAGCTTCCCAAGGGCCGAACACTTGAAGGCGAAATGCGCACCAGCTTTGAGACCGAGCGCTACCGGGTCGAAACGCTTCTCGACCGGGCACGCAAACCGTCCCGCGTTGCCTCGGCGGTCAACTGA
- the clpB gene encoding ATP-dependent chaperone ClpB, producing the protein MNLEKYTERARGFVQSAQTFALGRGHQQFAPEHILKVLLDDPEGMATGLIDRAGGQAKALKGDLEGILDKMPKVSGGSGQLYMAQPTARLFEQAEKIAEKAGDSFVTVERLLLALATDTGSEAGKLLKRHGVTPNALNEAINQLRQGRTADSATAENQYEALKKYARDLTEVARDGKLDPVIGRDEEIRRTIQVLSRRTKNNPVLIGEPGVGKTAIAEGLALRIVNGDVPESLKDKQLLALDMGALIAGAKYRGEFEERLKAVLSEVEAAAGGIILFIDEMHTLVGAGKADGAMDASNLLKPALARGELHCVGATTLDEYRKHVEKDAALARRFQPVFVTEPTVEDTVSILRGIKEKYELHHGVRITDSAIVSAANLSNRYITDRFLPDKAIDLVDEAASRLRMQVDSKPEELDELDRRIIQLKIEREALKVESDDASRDRLVKLEQELTNLEEQSQALTNRWLGEKEKLNLEQKIKEQLEQARTDLEIAQRQGDLAKAGELAYGVVPDLERQLTEAEESEDKDAMVDEAVSPSHIAQVVSKWTGIPVDKMLEGEREKLLRMEDVLANRVVGQAEAIHAVSTAVRRARAGLQDPHRPIGSFMFLGPTGVGKTELTKALASFLFDDDSAMVRIDMSEYMEKHSVARLIGAPPGYVGYEEGGALTEAVRRRPYQVVLFDEIEKAHGDVFNVLLQVLDDGRLTDGQGRTVDFRNTLIIMTSNLGAEYLVNQPEGQDSDAVRDEVMSAVRGHFRPEFLNRLDEIVLFHRLQRSQMSDIVRIQLERLRALLADRKIVLNLDDGALGWLAQKGYDPAYGARPLKRVIQKDVQDPLAEKLLAGDVLDGQTVDVSAGADRLIFQVAESESAAA; encoded by the coding sequence ATGAATTTGGAAAAATACACTGAGCGTGCGCGGGGCTTTGTTCAGTCCGCTCAGACCTTTGCTCTTGGGCGGGGCCACCAGCAGTTCGCGCCTGAACACATTCTGAAGGTTCTTCTGGATGACCCGGAAGGCATGGCGACCGGTCTGATCGACAGAGCGGGCGGTCAGGCGAAGGCTCTCAAGGGGGATCTGGAAGGCATTCTGGACAAGATGCCGAAGGTTTCGGGCGGTTCCGGCCAGCTTTATATGGCACAGCCGACGGCACGGCTTTTCGAACAGGCTGAGAAGATCGCCGAGAAGGCAGGCGACAGTTTTGTCACTGTCGAGCGTCTTCTGCTGGCGCTTGCTACGGATACCGGCAGTGAGGCCGGCAAGCTTTTGAAACGCCACGGGGTTACGCCGAACGCGTTGAACGAGGCCATTAATCAGCTGCGTCAGGGTCGGACGGCCGATAGTGCAACGGCTGAAAACCAGTACGAAGCTCTCAAGAAATACGCCCGGGACCTGACGGAAGTTGCCCGGGACGGCAAACTCGACCCGGTTATCGGACGCGACGAAGAAATCCGTCGCACGATCCAGGTGCTGTCGCGCAGAACCAAGAACAATCCCGTGCTGATCGGCGAACCCGGCGTCGGCAAGACCGCGATTGCGGAAGGCCTGGCGCTCAGGATCGTGAATGGTGATGTCCCGGAATCTCTCAAAGACAAGCAGTTGCTCGCACTCGACATGGGCGCATTGATTGCCGGTGCGAAATATCGCGGTGAATTCGAGGAACGGCTGAAAGCCGTGCTGTCTGAAGTCGAGGCAGCGGCGGGCGGCATCATCCTGTTCATTGACGAGATGCATACGCTTGTCGGTGCCGGCAAGGCCGACGGAGCCATGGACGCCTCCAACCTGCTCAAGCCTGCACTTGCGCGGGGAGAGTTGCACTGTGTCGGCGCCACGACGCTGGACGAATATCGTAAGCATGTGGAAAAGGATGCGGCTTTGGCCCGCCGATTCCAGCCGGTGTTTGTTACGGAGCCGACGGTCGAGGATACTGTGTCGATCCTGCGTGGGATCAAGGAAAAATACGAACTCCATCATGGCGTCCGGATTACCGATTCTGCGATTGTTTCGGCGGCTAACCTTTCCAACCGGTACATTACGGACCGCTTTCTTCCAGACAAGGCAATCGATCTTGTCGACGAGGCGGCAAGCCGCTTGCGCATGCAGGTCGATTCAAAGCCGGAAGAACTGGATGAACTTGACCGCCGGATTATCCAGCTCAAGATCGAGCGCGAGGCCCTGAAAGTGGAAAGCGATGATGCTTCCCGTGACCGGCTTGTCAAACTGGAGCAAGAGCTTACCAATCTGGAAGAGCAGTCGCAGGCGCTGACGAACCGTTGGCTCGGCGAGAAAGAAAAGCTCAATCTGGAGCAGAAGATCAAGGAGCAGCTCGAGCAGGCACGGACGGATCTTGAAATCGCGCAGCGGCAGGGCGATCTGGCCAAGGCTGGCGAACTGGCCTACGGCGTGGTTCCGGATCTGGAGCGGCAGCTGACCGAAGCTGAGGAGTCTGAGGACAAGGACGCTATGGTGGATGAAGCCGTTTCGCCCTCTCATATCGCACAGGTCGTGTCGAAATGGACCGGCATCCCGGTTGACAAGATGTTGGAAGGCGAGCGGGAAAAGCTGTTGCGCATGGAAGACGTGCTGGCAAATCGTGTGGTTGGTCAGGCAGAGGCCATTCATGCGGTTTCGACGGCTGTCCGCAGGGCCCGGGCAGGTCTTCAGGATCCGCACCGGCCGATCGGGTCTTTCATGTTCTTAGGGCCGACCGGTGTCGGCAAGACGGAACTGACGAAGGCACTGGCGAGCTTCCTGTTCGACGATGACAGCGCAATGGTGCGCATCGACATGTCGGAATATATGGAAAAACACTCCGTTGCCCGGCTGATCGGTGCACCCCCCGGCTATGTCGGTTACGAGGAAGGTGGTGCTCTTACGGAAGCCGTGCGCCGCCGGCCCTATCAGGTCGTGTTGTTCGACGAGATCGAAAAGGCTCATGGCGATGTCTTCAACGTGTTGCTGCAGGTCCTTGATGACGGCCGGTTGACCGATGGTCAGGGCCGGACTGTCGACTTCCGCAACACCTTGATCATCATGACCTCCAATCTGGGGGCCGAGTATCTCGTCAACCAGCCCGAAGGTCAGGACAGCGATGCGGTCAGGGACGAGGTCATGTCAGCCGTGCGCGGGCATTTCCGGCCCGAGTTCCTGAACCGTCTGGATGAAATTGTCCTCTTCCACCGTCTGCAGCGCTCGCAGATGTCGGATATCGTCAGGATACAGCTGGAACGTCTTCGCGCTCTGCTTGCGGACCGCAAGATTGTGCTGAACCTGGATGACGGTGCTCTCGGCTGGTTGGCCCAGAAAGGCTATGACCCGGCTTATGGTGCCCGTCCGCTGAAGCGGGTCATTCAGAAGGACGTTCAGGATCCGCTGGCGGAAAAACTCTTGGCCGGTGATGTTCTCGACGGCCAGACAGTGGACGTTTCTGCAGGTGCGGACCGGTTGATTTTCCAGGTCGCCGAATCGGAAAGCGCTGCTGCCTGA
- a CDS encoding DUF4167 domain-containing protein, with protein MLGQCFADRRSARENGRMRPGNQSNKRMRGRGRKGPNPLTRTYESNGPDVKIRGTAMHIAEKYQQLARDAQASGDRVMSENYNQHAEHYLRIVAAAQPQQQPSTQPANRGESEEPAENAAPNGSGAPLNGSERPSQERANADGDVVDANSPQPFIEDMPVIDQEGQVNGAGQKADAEDTDADEKPRRRTRTPRSRAPRRAASDTNAEASSEAASDAGETNTDSADEEQAKPRRRTTRTRRAKTSDDAPAETAAVTE; from the coding sequence ATGTTGGGTCAGTGTTTCGCTGACCGCCGTTCCGCAAGAGAAAACGGCAGGATGAGACCAGGAAATCAAAGCAATAAGCGTATGCGCGGACGGGGCCGCAAAGGTCCTAATCCGCTAACCCGGACTTACGAATCAAACGGTCCTGATGTGAAAATCCGCGGCACAGCGATGCATATTGCGGAGAAGTATCAGCAGCTGGCCCGAGATGCTCAGGCATCTGGCGACCGCGTGATGTCCGAAAACTACAACCAGCATGCAGAGCACTATCTGCGCATTGTCGCGGCCGCACAGCCGCAGCAGCAACCATCGACCCAGCCGGCTAACCGTGGCGAATCCGAAGAACCCGCTGAAAATGCGGCGCCGAACGGATCCGGTGCGCCGTTGAACGGTTCTGAACGTCCGTCGCAGGAACGGGCAAATGCCGATGGCGATGTCGTCGATGCAAACAGTCCTCAACCGTTTATCGAAGACATGCCCGTTATTGACCAGGAAGGACAGGTCAATGGCGCTGGGCAGAAGGCTGATGCCGAGGACACTGACGCGGACGAAAAACCGCGCCGCAGAACCCGCACGCCAAGGTCGCGCGCACCGCGCCGTGCTGCATCTGATACAAACGCTGAGGCATCGTCCGAAGCCGCGTCAGATGCGGGCGAGACAAATACCGATAGCGCAGACGAAGAGCAGGCCAAGCCCCGGCGACGGACAACACGGACGCGCCGCGCGAAAACCAGTGATGACGCGCCTGCAGAAACGGCCGCCGTCACTGAATAG
- the prmC gene encoding peptide chain release factor N(5)-glutamine methyltransferase, whose product MRVGELYRDVRDRFRAAGLPTADLDAKILVSTVLEINTSALVLNEDDEVDDGTSQNIFAKAELRISGMPVGRVLGERDFYGRRFLLNPATLEPRPDTEILIDVVLARTPPGKASMIWDVGTGSGVIGVTLLAELPLSLVVAIDISEKALGCAQKNARLHQVEERFHPLCADYLGAFGQNPGTGPDWIVSNPPYIRKDVLRELDPEVIRHDPVLALDGGESGVDAYVAIVRDAARLLPKGGQIALEIGYDQGLPVEKQLRHHAFGAIEIIKDLSGNDRVVTACRL is encoded by the coding sequence ATGCGCGTCGGGGAGCTTTACCGGGACGTGCGGGACCGGTTTCGCGCCGCTGGTCTGCCCACTGCGGATTTGGATGCCAAAATCCTTGTCAGCACGGTCCTGGAAATAAATACTTCGGCTCTGGTTCTCAATGAAGACGATGAGGTGGACGACGGCACAAGCCAAAACATCTTCGCAAAGGCCGAGTTGCGCATCTCGGGAATGCCTGTCGGACGGGTTCTCGGCGAACGCGACTTTTACGGTCGCAGGTTTCTGCTGAACCCGGCGACGCTGGAACCAAGGCCCGATACCGAAATTCTGATTGATGTGGTGCTGGCAAGAACACCACCGGGCAAAGCGTCAATGATCTGGGATGTTGGAACCGGATCGGGTGTGATTGGCGTGACGCTGCTGGCTGAATTGCCCTTGAGCCTTGTGGTTGCGATCGACATTTCTGAAAAAGCGCTTGGTTGCGCGCAGAAAAATGCACGACTGCATCAGGTGGAAGAGCGCTTCCATCCTCTTTGCGCCGACTATCTCGGCGCTTTCGGGCAGAACCCCGGAACCGGGCCGGACTGGATCGTGAGCAACCCACCCTACATCCGCAAAGATGTCCTTCGCGAACTGGATCCGGAAGTCATCCGACATGATCCTGTTCTCGCGCTTGATGGCGGCGAATCCGGTGTGGACGCCTATGTTGCCATTGTTCGCGATGCGGCGCGTCTTTTGCCCAAAGGAGGGCAAATTGCGCTCGAGATCGGATATGATCAGGGCCTGCCCGTGGAAAAACAGTTGCGGCATCATGCCTTTGGAGCGATTGAAATCATTAAGGATCTTTCCGGAAACGACCGCGTGGTCACGGCTTGCCGGTTATAA
- the prfA gene encoding peptide chain release factor 1 produces the protein MLARHRLDTLLDRFAEIEHLMSAGPEPAAYVKLSREYAGLEPLVTKIRALIKAEDDLAGAQALIADPDIDAEMRELAELEQAELSASVEELTQDVRIGLLPKDEADANDAILEVRAGTGGDEAALFAGDLFRMYQRFAELQGWKVEILSTSEGEVGGFKEVIASVSGDNVFARMKFESGVHRVQRVPATESGGRIHTSAATVAVLPQAEDVDIDVQESDLRVDTFRASGAGGQHVNTTDSAVRITHLPTGIVVAVQDERSQHKNRARAMQLLRARIYDEERERAASERTEARRLQVGSGDRSERIRTYNFPQGRVTDHRIGLTLYKLEQIIAGDGLNEVVEALIVDHQANLLASEDA, from the coding sequence ATGCTGGCGCGTCACAGACTTGATACCCTTTTGGACCGATTTGCCGAGATTGAACACCTGATGTCGGCAGGACCTGAGCCCGCAGCCTATGTGAAACTGTCCCGCGAATACGCCGGTCTTGAACCACTGGTCACGAAAATCCGGGCCTTGATCAAGGCTGAGGACGATCTTGCTGGTGCCCAGGCCCTGATTGCGGATCCGGACATTGACGCTGAAATGCGCGAACTTGCCGAACTCGAGCAGGCCGAATTGTCTGCCAGCGTTGAAGAGCTGACGCAGGACGTGCGCATTGGTCTTCTTCCCAAGGACGAGGCCGACGCGAATGACGCGATCCTCGAGGTCCGCGCCGGTACGGGCGGCGACGAAGCTGCCTTGTTTGCCGGTGATCTTTTCCGCATGTATCAGCGTTTCGCCGAGCTTCAGGGATGGAAGGTAGAAATCCTGTCAACCAGCGAAGGAGAAGTCGGCGGATTCAAGGAAGTGATTGCGTCCGTCTCGGGCGATAACGTCTTTGCACGGATGAAGTTCGAATCGGGCGTTCATCGGGTTCAACGGGTTCCTGCAACCGAATCGGGAGGACGTATTCACACTTCCGCGGCGACGGTTGCGGTTCTGCCGCAGGCCGAGGATGTGGATATCGACGTTCAAGAAAGCGATCTGCGTGTCGATACGTTCCGGGCGTCCGGCGCGGGTGGCCAGCACGTCAATACAACCGACTCAGCCGTCCGCATCACGCATCTTCCGACCGGTATCGTCGTCGCAGTTCAGGATGAACGATCGCAGCACAAGAACCGGGCCAGGGCAATGCAGTTGCTGCGTGCCCGGATCTATGACGAAGAACGCGAGCGGGCAGCCAGCGAGCGAACTGAAGCGCGTCGCCTTCAGGTCGGTTCGGGGGACCGCTCTGAACGAATCCGAACCTATAATTTTCCGCAGGGGCGCGTCACCGACCACAGGATCGGGCTCACGCTTTACAAGCTCGAGCAAATCATCGCGGGAGACGGGCTCAACGAAGTTGTCGAGGCCCTGATCGTCGACCATCAGGCCAATCTGCTTGCCTCAGAAGACGCCTGA
- the ptsP gene encoding phosphoenolpyruvate--protein phosphotransferase: MRSNLAGPRLLLRRLREVMAEPITAQERLDKIVVLIASNVVAEVCSVYILRADGVLELYATEGLNREAVHNASLRVGQGLVGLIAAEARPLNLPNASAHPGFAYLPETGEEAYNSFLGVPILRAGRTLGVLVVQNQSHRTYLEDEVEALQTTAMVIAEMVAAGELEAIAQEATGLDLSRPITATGSGLSEGVGLGHVVLHEPRVVVTNLIAEDTDQETARLEGAINRLRLSIDDLLASGEIAATGEHREVLEAYRMFAYDRGWIRKIEDAIKNGLTAEAAVEKVQSDTRARMLRQTDPYLRERLHDLDDLAHRLIRELMGREHGPGTGDLPQDAIIVGRNMGAAELLDYGRDRIRGLILEEGGPTSHVTIVARALGIPTVGLVDDIVSLADAGDAIIVDGDTGEIHLRPAVDLENAYAEKVRFRARRQAQYRRLRSKPSVTKDGVEFSLQMNAGLLIDLPHLEESGAAGVGLFRTELQFMVASSFPRMREQQAQYSQVLDAANGKPVTFRSLDIGGDKVLPYLRSIQEENPAMGWRALRLGLDRPGVLRTQIRALLHAAAGRDLKLMFPMVAEVGEFLSARALVDKEMKHLRRHGHAVPENIRLGVMVEVPSLLFQLDELMTYVDFVSVGSNDLFQFFCAVDRGNTRVAERFDTLNVAFLRALKSIADAAHNNHVPVTLCGELAGRPLEAMALVGLGYRDLSMSPAALGPVKAMLRTLDTGRLSARLLPRLESGHGDSNIRDVLKRFAAETDVAL; the protein is encoded by the coding sequence ATGCGCAGCAACCTAGCCGGACCGCGCCTATTGCTCCGCAGGCTCCGCGAAGTCATGGCGGAACCGATTACGGCGCAAGAGCGACTCGACAAGATTGTCGTGCTGATCGCCTCGAATGTCGTCGCAGAAGTGTGTTCGGTTTACATACTGCGTGCGGATGGCGTTCTTGAGCTTTATGCGACCGAAGGTCTGAACAGAGAAGCGGTGCATAATGCCTCGCTGCGCGTCGGCCAGGGTCTCGTCGGTTTGATCGCGGCCGAAGCCCGTCCCCTGAACCTGCCAAACGCCAGCGCCCACCCCGGCTTTGCCTACCTGCCTGAGACTGGCGAAGAAGCCTACAATTCGTTCCTCGGTGTCCCGATCCTGCGTGCAGGCCGGACGCTGGGGGTGCTTGTGGTTCAGAACCAGTCGCACCGGACATACCTGGAAGACGAAGTCGAAGCGCTTCAGACCACCGCGATGGTAATCGCCGAAATGGTGGCCGCCGGGGAACTGGAAGCGATCGCGCAGGAGGCGACGGGCCTGGATTTGTCGAGGCCGATTACGGCAACGGGATCTGGACTGTCGGAAGGCGTTGGCCTTGGTCATGTGGTTCTTCACGAACCGCGCGTTGTCGTCACAAATCTGATTGCGGAAGACACCGATCAGGAGACCGCCCGTCTGGAAGGCGCGATCAACCGGCTCAGGCTTTCGATCGATGATTTGCTGGCAAGCGGTGAAATTGCGGCAACGGGCGAACACCGCGAAGTTCTCGAAGCCTACCGCATGTTCGCCTATGACCGTGGCTGGATCCGCAAGATAGAGGACGCGATCAAAAACGGGCTGACCGCCGAAGCGGCGGTGGAAAAGGTCCAGAGTGACACGCGGGCGCGAATGCTGCGGCAAACGGATCCTTACTTGCGCGAACGCCTGCATGACCTGGACGACCTGGCGCACCGGCTGATCCGCGAGTTGATGGGGCGCGAGCATGGCCCCGGGACCGGAGACTTGCCACAAGACGCGATCATTGTGGGCCGCAACATGGGCGCGGCGGAGCTGCTCGATTATGGGCGGGACCGGATACGGGGCCTGATCCTCGAGGAAGGCGGTCCTACCAGTCACGTTACCATCGTCGCCCGGGCACTTGGCATTCCAACGGTCGGGCTTGTAGATGACATCGTTAGCCTGGCGGATGCCGGCGACGCCATCATCGTCGATGGCGATACGGGCGAAATTCACCTTCGGCCGGCTGTCGACCTTGAAAACGCCTATGCCGAAAAAGTCAGGTTCCGGGCACGGCGCCAGGCCCAGTATCGCCGGCTCCGGAGCAAACCTTCCGTCACAAAGGACGGCGTTGAATTCTCCCTCCAGATGAATGCGGGCCTTCTCATCGATCTTCCGCATCTTGAAGAATCAGGCGCTGCCGGTGTCGGGCTCTTCCGGACGGAGCTGCAGTTCATGGTTGCATCGTCGTTCCCGAGAATGCGCGAACAGCAGGCCCAGTACAGCCAGGTTCTCGATGCGGCAAATGGCAAGCCGGTCACATTCCGGTCTCTGGATATCGGCGGCGACAAGGTTCTACCCTACTTGCGCTCGATCCAGGAAGAGAACCCGGCCATGGGATGGCGCGCGCTCCGGCTAGGCCTCGACAGGCCTGGTGTTCTGCGCACGCAAATCAGGGCGCTTCTGCATGCGGCCGCCGGGCGTGACCTCAAGCTGATGTTCCCGATGGTGGCGGAGGTCGGCGAGTTCCTGAGCGCCAGGGCGCTTGTCGACAAGGAAATGAAGCACCTGCGGCGCCACGGTCACGCAGTCCCCGAAAATATCCGGCTTGGGGTGATGGTTGAGGTTCCCTCTCTCCTGTTTCAGCTGGACGAACTGATGACATATGTCGATTTCGTCTCTGTCGGTTCGAATGATCTTTTCCAGTTTTTCTGTGCGGTCGATCGTGGCAACACGCGTGTTGCGGAACGGTTCGACACCCTGAACGTTGCATTTCTGAGAGCCTTGAAATCGATCGCGGATGCCGCACATAACAATCACGTCCCGGTCACCTTGTGCGGTGAACTGGCAGGCAGGCCGCTGGAGGCAATGGCGCTTGTCGGTCTCGGCTATCGCGACCTTTCCATGTCGCCGGCTGCACTTGGACCCGTCAAGGCGATGCTGCGAACGCTGGATACCGGTCGATTGTCCGCACGGCTGCTGCCGCGCCTGGAATCGGGCCACGGAGACAGCAACATACGCGATGTGCTGAAACGCTTTGCCGCCGAAACGGATGTCGCCCTTTAG